Proteins encoded within one genomic window of Humulus lupulus chromosome 1, drHumLupu1.1, whole genome shotgun sequence:
- the LOC133834205 gene encoding uncharacterized protein LOC133834205 — protein MGSIYMNLFSGWCFTNNNPWIDKGRIIIAWNLSAFTLDIKLCTTQLIHCQVQVPNRTGSFLITFVYGYNDASSRESLWNDLQSLAGSIYVPWLVVGDFNEILFMHDRIGKKTSMKFSSKFSDCLSACHLEDLKFSGCYYTWNNKQRADERVYSKIYRALVNSNWTDQFPNSEAVFLLEGIFDHCPILVHVTLELQIEKKPFRYFRMWKEAPCYDNKLKANWELSVDGTPMFQLVSKLKRLKQVLKNINREGFSDIQQLEFKAGIVLKETREQLQKEPLNDRLISQEQMCREQYMSYHKAYMSFLAQKAKASWMINGDENTHIFHASLKARRLQNRILSIKNEAGNWVDSPTAITNAFLEYYKGLLGTVMVCRKKVSRSIMKLGPVLNTGLIQALTREFTA, from the coding sequence ATGGGGTCTATTTACATGAATCTGTTTTCTGGATGGTGTTTCACAAATAATAACCCTTGGATTGATAAGGGTAGGATAATAATTGCTTGGAATCTGAGTGCCTTTACTTTGGATATCAAGTTATGTACAACACAATTAATCCACTGTCAAGTACAGGTCCCTAATCGAACAGGAAGTTTCTTGATTACTTTTGTATATGGGTATAATGATGCATCATCTAGGGAGAGCCTTTGGAATGATTTACAAAGTTTGGCTGGGAGTATATATGTCCCTTGGCTGGTGGTTGGCGACTTCAATGAGATATTATTCATGCATGACAGAATAGGCAAAAAAACTTCTATGAAGTTCTCAAGCAAATTTTCAGATTGTCTATCAGCTTGTCATCTAGAAGATTTGAAGTTCTCTGGATGTTACTATACTTGGAATAATAAGCAGAGAGCAGATGAGAGGGTTTATTCCAAAATCTATAGAGCATTAGTGAATTCAAATTGGACTGATCAGTTTCCTAACTCAGAGGCTGTATTTTTGCTAGAAGGGATCTTTGATCATTGTCCAATCCTTGTTCATGTCACGTTGGAATTGCAGATAGAAAAGAAGCCATTTCGCTATTTTCGTATGTGGAAAGAAGCACCCTGTTATGACAATAAACTTAAGGCAAATTGGGAATTATCAGTGGATGGCACACCAATGTTCCAGCTAGTGTCAAAACTAAAAAGGTTAAAGCAGGTGCTCAAGAACATCAATAGAGAAGGTTTTTCTGATATTCAACAGTTGGAATTCAAGGCAGGAATTGTATTGAAGGAGACTCGGGAGCAGTTACAAAAAGAGCCATTAAATGACAGATTGATTTCTCAGGAGCAAATGTGTAGAGAACAGTATATGTCTTACCATAAAGCTTACATGAGCTTCCTAGCACAAAAAGCTAAAGCCTCTTGGATGATTAATGGTGATGAAAACACTCACATCTTTCATGCTTCACTTAAGGCAAGGAGACTTCAGAACAGAATTTTATCCATCAAGAATGAGGCAGGGAATTGGGTAGACTCTCCTACAGCTATAACAAATGCTTTTTTAGAGTATTATAAAGGCTTGTTAGGGACAGTAATGGTATGCAGGAAGAAGGTGTCACGGTCAATCATGAAGCTGGGACCAGTCCTAAACACAGGGCTCATTCAGGCGCTTACAAGGGAGTTCACAGCTTAG